Part of the Woronichinia naegeliana WA131 genome, GGAGTATTTGTGAGTTTTTGGGACAGGTAATGGCCTTAGAATTGGATTCCAAGGAAGCGAATGAAGACCTGGATTATAAGATTTACTTGAAATCGATGCAGTCAGAATTAATCAAGAATTTAAGCGGTGCAGAAAATATTACCGATGCCTTAGTCAGAGATCGTAAACCTCTCTTAAATTTGGTGGGAGCGGAGGGGGCAGCCGTTTATACAGAAGGTCATTTGGTTCTGCTCGGTCATACGCCTTCAGAAGCAGATTTATTCGATTTAATTCAATGGCTAGAGACACAATTCCATCAAGATCTGTTTGTCACCCATGCTTTACCAAAAGTCTATCCGGCCGCGATCGCCTTTAAGGAAGTGGCCAGTGGTCTATTAGCCCTTTCTATTACCAATGTTCAGAAAAACTATGTGCTCTGGTTTCGACCCGAAGTATTGCAACAGGTGAATTGGGCGGGTGATCCCCAAAAAGCTCAACAAATTGAAGCAGATGGGACATTAACTCTCTTTCCGCGTCAATCCTTTGAATTATGGCAAGAGACAGTGCAACAACAATCGCTCCCCTGGAAACCCTGGGAAATTGAAATGGCCATTGAACTTCGCAGTGCGGTGGTGGGTATTGTCTTACGTAAAATGAATGAATTAGCCGCTATTAACCTGGAACTGGAACGCAGCAATAGCGATCTAGATGCCTTTGCTTATATTGCCTCCCATGATCTCAAGGAACCACTACGAGGAATCCATAATTACTCGACTTTTTTATTAGAAGATTATGCCGAGCTACTAGATGCGGAGGGAGTCGATAAGCTACATACTTTAATTAAACTCACCAAACGAATGGAGGATTTAATTAATGCGTTATTACATTTTTCGCGTTTAGGTCGTCAGGAATTAAATCTACAATTATTGGATTTGAATCAATCTCTTCAGTCGATTGTCGAACTTTTTACCGTCAGTAAAAGCACAGAAAACATTGATATTCGCATCCCACGACCTCTGCCTCCCATCTTCGGCGATCGCGTTTTACTAGAAGAAGTTTTTACGAATCTGATTAGTAATGCTTTAAAATATAATGATCGGCCCAAAAAATGGGTAGAAATTGGCTTTGTAGATCCCAAACCGGCTGATTCCTCCAACTTAGAAAGTCCGAAGTTTGTGACGTTTTATATCCAAGATAACGGCATTGGTATTCAGGAAAAGCACTTAGAAATGGTTTTCCGCATTTTTAAACGCCTACACGCCCTCAATAAATATGGTGGGGGAACCGGAGTAGGCTTAACGATTGTTAAAAAAATCATCGAGCGTCATTATGGCAAAATTTGGGTCGAATCGGTTTATGGTCATGGCACTATCTTTTATTTCACCCTAAGGATAGAACAAATATTCAATTAGACTCTTTTCCTTTAGAATAGAGTAAATGCGTGATCTAATTTTACTGTTATTGAACAACAAGATTTATAATTATTTGAGCGCAAGATAATCATAAATTACTTAATCATGGATAATCGGATTTTAGTTGTCGAAGATAGCGATGAAGATTTTAACGCCCTTTCCCGCATCATGGGAGAATTGGGACTACCCTCCTATCTGCGCCGTGTCTGTGATGGTGATGAAGCTCTCGATTATCTTTACAAACGGGGCTCCTACGAAAATGCTCAGATTGCACCCCATCCATCAATTATTTTACTAGACCTGAATTTACCTGGTACGGATGGACGAGAAGTTATCCAGCAAGTCAAACAAGATGATCACCTGAAAATGATTCCCATTGTGGTGTTGACGACTTCCAATAGCCCCCAGGACATTAAAACTTGTTATAACTACGGTGCGAACAGTTATTTAATTAAGCCGATGGGTATCAAAAAATTTAAAGAGACTGTTAGCGTGTTATGTGAATATTGGTTAAAAACAGTCATTCTTCCCTAGAGATGCCGATTTTAAAAAGCGATCGCCTCCATCTTAAGCTAGGATTGCGAAATATCACTGCTCACTTTTGACCATGCCTCTTGCTTCTGTTTTGCGTCGAAGATTGCCACAACCTTTTTTTAATCAATCTAAGCTCTTAAAGGGTAAAGTAATTACTCTCTTGTTTATTTTGCTCTTTAGTCTCACGATTTTAGGCACTACCCATAACTTTCGCTTTACGATGATGGGATTAATTACCTTTGTTCTTGCCTACTTAAGTAAAGGAATCCGACGGCGATCACCATGAATAATGTTAATACTGAAACCATACCGGCATCGCTGTCATCACCTGCTATGAATGAAACAGGTTGGCAGGGAACATTAAAATTAGACTATGAATATCGTCAAAATAAAACCGTTTTAGCGCAATCTTTCGTAACGGCTCCTTTAAAAGTACAACGTTCCTTTTATCCTGAGGGGGAAGAATTTTGTCATACAGTGATGCTACATACGGCGGGGGGCATTGTGGGCGGCGATCGCCTTTCGCAATCGATTCAATTACAACCAAAAAGCCAAGTTCTGTTAACAACCGCAGCTGCCAGTAAAATTTACCGCAGTGACCAAAGATTTGCTCAACAAAATATTAATATTCAACTGGCAGAACAGAGTTATTTGGAATGGCTCCCCCAAGAAACGATTATTTTTAATGAAGCTTATTATGAGCAAAAATTACACATTGAATTAGCGGCTCAGGCTCACTTTTGTGGCTGGGAAATTAATCGTTTAGGACGTACTGCCAGGGGAGAAACCTTTTTAGCAGGGGAATGGCGATCGCGGTGGGAAATTTGGCGAGCCGGAAAACCGCTCTGGATTGATCGTCAACAGTTAATCGGCAGTGAAACCACCGTGCAGAGTCCTAACGCCCTAGGGGGAATGCCCATTGTGGCCACGTTTATCTGGATTGGTCAAGCCGTTAACCTGGCTGATTTACAAGCCGCTAGATATTTAGGGGAAACATTAATTAAACAGGGCAAAACTGGATTAACCTTAACCCAGGGTGACGGTTTATTCTGTCGCTATCGAGGGGATTCCACCGCCGAAGTTCGTAAATGGTTTAGCCAACTTTGGGATTTATTACGAAGCACCTATGGCCAACGGCAACCGATTAGACCGAGGGTTTGGAGTCTTTAGAATATTGGTGCAGTTTTGCTTGAGATACAGCACTTTGCAGTTAAATCTCGTACAGCCCACATTCCGCCAGGTAGTTCAAGAGATAAAGTAGTATTTTTGACAGGAAGAGCCAAGAAAGGAAAGAATATGTTTATGTTTATGCTTAGAGATCAAATTAACAATGGTCTGAATGCCATCAATCTCTAACCAACGGATAAACAGAAAAGACTGAAAGACCCAATGATGAGACTTTTATCCATAATTGGATGAACTATACGACCATCACAGGAGATGTTAAACAACTTAACCACAACACCAACATTTTCTATCGAACTCCTGTTTACGATCCCGATTTAGTACAAAAATTTCGAGAAGAGGATAATTAGTATAAAATTATGGAATGCTTTGATTATTCTTCTCGCGTTTCCAATGCTGAATATTCCAGGTATTGCGATCCCAAGGGGTTAAGGCAACTCCAGTTAGCGTAGAACCGACACCAACCACATCAGCACGATGGACTAGGGGGATAACAATGAAATTATTGACTAATAAATCATTCATCGCCATAAATAATTGCTGACGTTTTTTCGGATCTAATGCCTGGGTTGCTTGTTGCCACTGTTGATCATACTTGGGATCACAATAACGCCCATAGTTTTCCCCTGACCAATTATTAGACCTCTGGGGAATGGCATGACAGGTAAAGGTTTGCATATATTTACCTGGATCGGGGTTAGTATTACCAGTTGTAAACATTTGTAGATCCGCCGTAAAATGCTCAACTGTATCAGTATTAGCAGGATCACTGGAGAAAAAGATGCTGGGATCAATACTTTTAAGTTCTACCCCAATCCCGATATTTTGCAATCCCTGTTTAATTACCTGTTGGGCCTTTTGTCGCAGAGGATTAACACTGGTTTGAAAAACAACCTGCATTTCTACGCCATTTTTATCTCGAATACCATTATTATTGGTATCTTTCCAGCCAGCTTGATCTAATAGTTGGGCGGCTTTTTTCAGATCAAAAAGATAATGTGTTTGGGAAGAATTATACTCCTTGGGCAAAAGTAAAATATTGGCGGTGGCTTGGCCGGTGACACCATAAAGCTGAGTTGCGATCGCCGCTCGATCAATGGCTAGGGCAAAGGCTTCTCTGACTTTTGGATCACGGAAAAAAGGATGGGGAAAAGCCAGGGTAGATCTGTCCCCTTTAGCATCTTTGTGATTAGGATCGGTCAAATTAAACACCAGTCGTTCACTCAAAGAACCCAGGTTGGCAACAACTTTTCCTCGACCTGCCGTTTCTAATGGCTTGAGAATGGCAGCCTCTACTTGTAAATTGAAGGCATAATCCGCATCTCCCGTTTGTAGGACAGCCCTAGCGGCTGAAGTCGCATCACCCCCACCCTTGAGTTCAATCCGTTTAAAACCGAGAGTTCGTGCTTCCCGAAACTGAGGATTGGCTTCATAGACCACCGTATCGCCTGGTTTAAATAACACAACTCGATAGGGGCCCGTACCCACCGGCAGCAAATTAGCGGGGGCCTGTCGAGCTTTTTCCCCTTGAAAATCTACAAAAAAATGACGCGGTAAAATCATGCCATCACTACCGACAAAGGGAATAAACCAAGCTGGATTAGCCGATTTAAAGGTTACTTTGACGGTTTGGGGATCTAAGGCCTCGACGCTTTTGATCGCTTCATAACTCCCCGAACTGGTGGAGCCAGCCTTGGGATTGGTAATAAATTGATAAGTAAAAACCACATCTTCGGCGGTAAAGGGCTTGCCATCTGACCATTTAATCCCCTTTTTCAATTGCCAAGTTACCGATTTTCCGTCCGCACTGAGTCCTCCATTGGCCACTGTGGGAATCTCGGCTGCTAGAAAAGGAATTAATTGTCCCTGGCCATCAAAACTGGCCAACGGTTCTAAACTAATTCGACTCGCCTCTCCATCCTTAAAACCAGTCGAGAGATGGGGGTTAAGAATCGTGGGGGCTTGCCAGGCAAGTATTTTGAGCGTGTCTAAATTATTTTGGCTTTGGACAGGAGAATTGGAAGGAGAGGTCGGAAGAGAACGAGAGCAACTTGTCAATAACAGAGATAAAATTCCGAAACTGAGAGCAAATCGAGATAAATATCCCCTAGAAGGCAAAAAATTAATCTTCATGAGTAAATGTCAATTCCTCAATCCACTTTACATTGAATGTTTTGTTAAGTTTTGAGAACTGTAACTTAGAATACGGAGCCTGGTGACTATCGATTCTACAGTGAATTTAGGGGAGTTCAGAAATTCACCCTTAGGTTCCTTGGGAGATTCTCTCGTTGATATTCAAACTTAGTTCAAAAGGGACGCTTTTTGATCTACCAAACGCCTTTCCCCTCAAGGAGCTTTATTTTAAAAATAATTTCAAAGATCAGCTCAATCATTTTAAGTATTTAGCATTTTCCCTCGCTTTACCAATGATATTTT contains:
- a CDS encoding response regulator gives rise to the protein MDNRILVVEDSDEDFNALSRIMGELGLPSYLRRVCDGDEALDYLYKRGSYENAQIAPHPSIILLDLNLPGTDGREVIQQVKQDDHLKMIPIVVLTTSNSPQDIKTCYNYGANSYLIKPMGIKKFKETVSVLCEYWLKTVILP
- a CDS encoding peptide ABC transporter substrate-binding protein encodes the protein MTSCSRSLPTSPSNSPVQSQNNLDTLKILAWQAPTILNPHLSTGFKDGEASRISLEPLASFDGQGQLIPFLAAEIPTVANGGLSADGKSVTWQLKKGIKWSDGKPFTAEDVVFTYQFITNPKAGSTSSGSYEAIKSVEALDPQTVKVTFKSANPAWFIPFVGSDGMILPRHFFVDFQGEKARQAPANLLPVGTGPYRVVLFKPGDTVVYEANPQFREARTLGFKRIELKGGGDATSAARAVLQTGDADYAFNLQVEAAILKPLETAGRGKVVANLGSLSERLVFNLTDPNHKDAKGDRSTLAFPHPFFRDPKVREAFALAIDRAAIATQLYGVTGQATANILLLPKEYNSSQTHYLFDLKKAAQLLDQAGWKDTNNNGIRDKNGVEMQVVFQTSVNPLRQKAQQVIKQGLQNIGIGVELKSIDPSIFFSSDPANTDTVEHFTADLQMFTTGNTNPDPGKYMQTFTCHAIPQRSNNWSGENYGRYCDPKYDQQWQQATQALDPKKRQQLFMAMNDLLVNNFIVIPLVHRADVVGVGSTLTGVALTPWDRNTWNIQHWKREKNNQSIP
- a CDS encoding GAF domain-containing protein, translated to MRRTAQIMETVNLTNCDREPIHIPGAIQPHGCLLVISRSNWQITQISNNTESLLGILPQQLLGQSLDRLLTTEQITAIANCLDRNFELINPLKLSLATQEGMKPFSGIVHSLDGISLILELEPDESHNGLTFVQFYQISKSILLQMQQAGNLSELCQVMVQQLRKITGFDRVMIYQFDETGAGNIIAEDRLEELEPYLGLHYPDSDIPRQAKQLYTLNLLRLVPQVNYEPAPILGLDSLDLEREPLDLSLSVLRSVSPIHIKYLQNMGVKATLTISLLKQGKLWGLIACHHQSPYFISYEMRSICEFLGQVMALELDSKEANEDLDYKIYLKSMQSELIKNLSGAENITDALVRDRKPLLNLVGAEGAAVYTEGHLVLLGHTPSEADLFDLIQWLETQFHQDLFVTHALPKVYPAAIAFKEVASGLLALSITNVQKNYVLWFRPEVLQQVNWAGDPQKAQQIEADGTLTLFPRQSFELWQETVQQQSLPWKPWEIEMAIELRSAVVGIVLRKMNELAAINLELERSNSDLDAFAYIASHDLKEPLRGIHNYSTFLLEDYAELLDAEGVDKLHTLIKLTKRMEDLINALLHFSRLGRQELNLQLLDLNQSLQSIVELFTVSKSTENIDIRIPRPLPPIFGDRVLLEEVFTNLISNALKYNDRPKKWVEIGFVDPKPADSSNLESPKFVTFYIQDNGIGIQEKHLEMVFRIFKRLHALNKYGGGTGVGLTIVKKIIERHYGKIWVESVYGHGTIFYFTLRIEQIFN
- a CDS encoding urease accessory protein UreD, with translation MNETGWQGTLKLDYEYRQNKTVLAQSFVTAPLKVQRSFYPEGEEFCHTVMLHTAGGIVGGDRLSQSIQLQPKSQVLLTTAAASKIYRSDQRFAQQNINIQLAEQSYLEWLPQETIIFNEAYYEQKLHIELAAQAHFCGWEINRLGRTARGETFLAGEWRSRWEIWRAGKPLWIDRQQLIGSETTVQSPNALGGMPIVATFIWIGQAVNLADLQAARYLGETLIKQGKTGLTLTQGDGLFCRYRGDSTAEVRKWFSQLWDLLRSTYGQRQPIRPRVWSL